In Lactobacillus xylocopicola, the genomic stretch ACATGATGGGCTTGGACATTGGTCCCAAGACTATTGCTAATTTCAAGGAAATCCTGAAAGATGCTAAGACTGTTGTTTGGAATGGGCCAATGGGTGCCTTCGAAATGCCAAACTTTGCCGAAGGTACATTGGAAGTCGGAAAATCCTTAGCTGAATTGTCTGGTGCAACTACTATCATTGGTGGTGGAGATTCAACTGCTGCAGCCAAGCAATTAGGGATTGCACCGCAGATCACCCATATTTCAACCGGTGGTGGTGCTTCTCTGCAATACCTTGAAGGTAAGGAATTACCTGGAATTGCCTGCATTTCAGACAAATAAGTTCTCAGAAAGGACGTAACATGCGTACACCAATTATTGCTGGTAACTGGAAGTTAAACATGAACCCAGACCAAACTAAAGAGTTTGTTGCTGCGGTTAAGAACAAGTTACCAAACCAAAACACCGTTGAAGCACTAATTTGTGCTCCAGCCGTTGACCTCGATGCCTTGAAAAAGGCTGCTGCTGGCTCCAACTTATTAGTCGGAGCAGAAAATGCCTACTTTGAAGATGAGGGTGCCTTCACAGGTGAAACTTCACCTAAAGTGTTAAAGGAAATGGGCATCGACTACTGTATCATCGGTCACTCAGAGCGGCGTGAGTACTTCCACGAAACTGATGAAGATATTAATAAAAAGGCCCAAGCTTTATTTGCTAACGGCGTAACTCCAATCATTTGCTGTGGTGAGTCACTAGAGACACGTGAAGCTGACCAGCAAGCAGAATGGGTTATTCAGCAAATCAAGGCGGCTTTAGCCGGTTTAACTAATGATCAAGTGGCTAAAGCTGTAATCGCTTATGAACCAATTTGGGCAATTGGTACTGGTAAGACTGCTAGTTCCGATCA encodes the following:
- the tpiA gene encoding triose-phosphate isomerase, which gives rise to MRTPIIAGNWKLNMNPDQTKEFVAAVKNKLPNQNTVEALICAPAVDLDALKKAAAGSNLLVGAENAYFEDEGAFTGETSPKVLKEMGIDYCIIGHSERREYFHETDEDINKKAQALFANGVTPIICCGESLETREADQQAEWVIQQIKAALAGLTNDQVAKAVIAYEPIWAIGTGKTASSDQAQEMCKTIRDTVRDLYNDETADNVRIQYGGSVNPGNVKELMAKPDIDGGLVGGASLKPDSYLALVNYQD